Proteins co-encoded in one Blastocatellia bacterium genomic window:
- a CDS encoding protein kinase, whose protein sequence is MDFVFFADLAIIKKANEGIGNMLQSGKILADRYEIVRPLGGGGMGSVYLAKDKRLSDSLRAIKKMIVETSNMEEHKKAVDDFRREAEVLANLDHPAIPSIYDYFIEEDYYYLVMKCVGGKDLEKILEESPTGFLSEKQVVKWAIQLCDVLHYVHSRKPPVIYRDMKPTNVMYDEEIDRIYLIDFGVARFVSSSHTSVTAVGTVGYAPPELFMGIVTPATDIYSLGATLIHLLVGYCPLSHPIYGFNFSVNPTPARLNPSISLEIEQILLKATAQRARERYLSAIEMKTALEEHLYKLDIASDKLTIRKFTSPTDLKASLEIVYSNTLKTANFLLDKEVAIIGRFDVSTGIMPEIDLAKYDNSGKVSRRHARIVWKAGKFYFEDLGSANGSLFNGEKVTTKQTYLLKTGDQICVGETIMRYFQD, encoded by the coding sequence ATGGATTTTGTGTTTTTTGCTGACTTAGCAATTATTAAGAAGGCTAATGAGGGTATTGGTAATATGCTGCAATCTGGCAAAATTCTTGCTGATCGCTATGAAATTGTTCGACCCTTAGGCGGTGGTGGAATGGGAAGCGTTTATCTAGCAAAAGATAAACGCTTGTCAGATAGCCTAAGAGCAATTAAAAAAATGATTGTAGAAACCTCAAACATGGAGGAACACAAAAAAGCTGTTGATGACTTTCGTCGTGAAGCAGAAGTTTTAGCTAATTTAGACCATCCAGCTATCCCATCTATTTATGATTATTTTATAGAAGAAGATTATTATTATTTAGTAATGAAATGTGTTGGAGGTAAGGATTTAGAAAAAATATTAGAAGAATCTCCCACAGGCTTTTTATCAGAAAAACAGGTTGTTAAATGGGCAATTCAGCTTTGTGATGTATTACACTATGTTCATTCCCGTAAACCTCCTGTAATTTATCGTGATATGAAACCTACTAATGTTATGTATGATGAAGAGATTGACCGAATTTACCTAATTGACTTTGGAGTAGCACGCTTTGTTTCTTCGTCTCATACAAGCGTAACTGCTGTTGGAACAGTAGGTTATGCTCCACCAGAGCTATTTATGGGCATAGTTACGCCAGCAACAGATATTTATTCTTTAGGTGCAACATTAATTCATTTATTAGTTGGCTATTGTCCACTTTCTCATCCTATTTATGGATTTAATTTCTCTGTTAATCCAACACCTGCTCGACTTAACCCAAGCATTTCCTTAGAAATAGAGCAAATACTTCTTAAAGCTACTGCTCAAAGAGCAAGAGAGCGTTACCTTTCTGCAATAGAAATGAAAACAGCTTTAGAAGAACATCTTTATAAACTTGATATAGCGTCAGATAAATTAACAATAAGGAAGTTTACTAGCCCAACAGACCTTAAAGCTTCTTTAGAGATAGTTTATTCCAATACACTAAAAACAGCTAACTTTCTCTTAGATAAAGAGGTTGCTATAATTGGCCGATTTGATGTAAGTACAGGAATTATGCCGGAAATAGATTTAGCTAAGTATGATAATTCGGGTAAAGTTTCTCGTCGTCATGCCAGGATTGTTTGGAAAGCAGGAAAGTTTTATTTTGAAGATCTAGGAAGTGCTAATGGAAGTCTTTTTAATGGTGAAAAAGTAACAACAAAACAAACTTATCTTCTAAAAACAGGCGATCAAATTTGTGTTGGTGAAACTATAATGAGGTATTTTCAAGATTAA
- a CDS encoding TonB-dependent receptor, whose amino-acid sequence MPFNLRLAVILACIISTNLFLPALTGFSSVKAKNIYTQEKKKIGKLIGLVVNLSTGEVLSNVTVEIINTGQTINSDLDGNFSLDLEPGTYQIRAALSNFLETQKEITIIAGETATLDLVLTQEGASEVVEVTANTNSNISLLEERRTGLAIADLVSRAEISKDSSSEVAGVLQKVPGVSVVGNKFVYVRGLGDRYSNTVLNDALMPTPQPDRRVVPLDQVPSELVQSLKVLKSFTPDQPGEFAGGLVKIETLEFPNRSSLKISSSFSGNTQTTFQDFLTYPGSRLDFLGFGLGRRALPDIIPNQTLRRGSQLISGFTSQQLQTFGRAFENVFEPRISDGLLNQSLGAVYSTQIGKLGVVANVTYNKSSQQQDEIRNFFRVASDSNGNSIVFASTRYNYANGTQNVRLGAIVNLAYKLNNNNKILLKNFVSNDANDETRTTDGFFDDRGSRIRGSRLKYVQTRTGTFQLAGENLLSKLGNSVLNWRFTFSRATFDEPDLREVLYEFDSTLNKFVYFDTTQSGLRMFSEMRESIREPAFDLLKYFFTSKSTFSFKLGFSNVNRDRRFNSRRFRFLPRGFDGVDRSASPENLYASQNIAPDRFEINEDTRPTDFYIAAQDITAGYILSDYTRNKLRLIGGVRIERGKQEVSTLDAFSTQSTPIVAKLDDLDFLPSISGVYNFTSTFSLRTSYSQTVSRPQFRELSPFEFSDITGGRATLGNPNLKRALIRNFDIRGEYLNSGNLISFGFFYKNLNSPIEIVVESTTALRTSFRNAQGAINKGLEFELRQNLGNLYSRLSSISINTNYTFVSSNIRIGDQDLSVLTSKERPLAGQSRHLLNTSLDYDLANFQSNARLIFNYTGARISDVGTFALPDIIEKGFPTVDFLFSKKFGDKKDSRWELKFSSENLLNRQVRFKILDQPFQVYRRGRTFGLGVSYTFF is encoded by the coding sequence ATGCCTTTTAACCTACGTCTTGCAGTTATATTAGCTTGTATAATTTCAACTAATTTATTTTTACCTGCTTTAACTGGGTTTTCATCTGTAAAAGCAAAAAATATTTACACCCAAGAAAAGAAAAAAATAGGAAAATTAATAGGTTTAGTTGTAAACCTTTCCACTGGTGAAGTTCTATCTAATGTTACAGTAGAAATCATTAATACTGGACAAACAATCAATAGTGATTTAGATGGTAATTTTTCATTAGACCTTGAGCCAGGTACTTATCAAATACGTGCTGCCTTAAGTAATTTCCTAGAAACTCAAAAAGAAATCACAATTATAGCTGGTGAAACAGCAACTCTTGACCTAGTTTTAACCCAAGAAGGAGCTAGCGAAGTTGTAGAAGTAACAGCTAATACTAATAGCAATATTTCCTTATTAGAAGAAAGACGTACTGGTTTAGCCATAGCTGACTTAGTTAGTCGTGCAGAAATTAGCAAAGATAGTAGTTCTGAAGTCGCAGGAGTTTTACAAAAAGTTCCTGGCGTTTCTGTTGTAGGTAATAAATTTGTCTATGTTCGTGGCTTAGGTGATCGTTATAGTAATACTGTGCTTAATGATGCCCTAATGCCTACACCACAACCGGATCGCCGAGTTGTCCCACTAGATCAAGTTCCATCCGAGTTAGTTCAAAGCCTAAAAGTATTAAAATCTTTTACTCCAGATCAGCCAGGTGAATTTGCAGGCGGATTAGTTAAAATTGAGACATTAGAATTTCCTAATCGATCTTCGTTAAAAATTTCTAGCTCTTTTAGTGGAAATACTCAAACAACCTTTCAAGATTTTCTGACTTATCCAGGTAGTCGCCTTGATTTTTTAGGGTTTGGCCTAGGACGACGCGCACTACCCGATATTATCCCTAATCAAACTTTAAGACGTGGAAGTCAATTAATTTCTGGTTTTACTAGCCAACAACTACAAACTTTTGGCCGTGCTTTTGAAAACGTTTTTGAACCTCGTATTAGCGATGGACTTCTTAATCAAAGTCTTGGAGCCGTTTATAGTACGCAAATAGGAAAATTAGGTGTTGTTGCTAATGTCACCTACAATAAGTCTTCTCAACAGCAAGATGAAATTAGAAATTTCTTCCGTGTTGCGTCTGATAGTAATGGAAATAGCATAGTTTTTGCTTCTACTCGCTATAATTATGCAAATGGCACACAAAATGTAAGACTAGGTGCAATTGTTAACCTAGCCTATAAGCTTAATAATAACAATAAGATACTGTTAAAGAATTTTGTTAGCAATGATGCTAATGATGAAACCCGTACTACAGATGGGTTTTTTGATGATCGTGGAAGTCGCATTAGAGGTTCACGCTTAAAATATGTTCAAACTCGCACAGGAACTTTTCAGCTAGCAGGGGAAAATCTTCTATCCAAGCTTGGAAATAGCGTCTTAAATTGGCGGTTTACTTTTTCACGCGCTACTTTTGATGAACCAGACCTTAGAGAAGTCCTTTATGAATTTGACTCTACATTAAATAAATTTGTTTATTTTGACACCACTCAAAGCGGACTACGAATGTTTAGCGAAATGAGAGAAAGCATTCGTGAACCAGCTTTTGACCTATTAAAATATTTCTTTACCTCAAAATCTACCTTTAGCTTTAAGTTAGGTTTTTCTAATGTTAATCGAGATCGTCGGTTTAATTCTCGTCGTTTTCGTTTTCTGCCAAGGGGTTTTGATGGTGTAGATCGTAGTGCTAGCCCAGAAAATCTTTATGCCAGCCAAAATATTGCTCCAGATCGCTTTGAAATTAATGAAGATACCCGCCCAACTGACTTTTATATTGCTGCTCAAGATATAACTGCTGGCTATATTTTAAGTGATTATACTAGAAATAAATTACGTTTAATTGGTGGAGTTCGTATTGAACGAGGCAAACAAGAAGTTAGCACACTAGATGCTTTTTCTACTCAATCAACCCCAATAGTTGCAAAACTAGATGACCTAGACTTTTTACCTAGTATTAGCGGAGTTTATAATTTTACCTCTACATTTAGCTTACGTACTAGCTATAGTCAAACTGTCTCACGTCCTCAATTTAGAGAACTTAGCCCATTTGAATTTAGCGATATAACTGGCGGACGTGCTACTTTAGGCAACCCAAACTTAAAACGTGCGCTTATTCGTAATTTTGATATACGGGGAGAATACTTAAACTCAGGTAATTTAATATCTTTTGGATTTTTCTATAAAAACTTAAATAGCCCTATTGAAATTGTTGTTGAATCCACAACCGCACTAAGAACTTCTTTCCGTAATGCTCAAGGAGCGATAAATAAAGGCTTAGAGTTTGAATTAAGACAAAATCTAGGTAATTTATATAGTCGTCTATCTAGTATTAGCATTAATACTAATTACACTTTTGTTTCCTCAAATATTCGTATTGGCGACCAAGACCTTTCTGTCTTAACTTCTAAAGAAAGACCTCTTGCAGGACAGTCCAGACATTTACTTAATACTTCGCTTGATTATGATTTAGCAAATTTTCAATCCAACGCCCGGCTAATCTTTAATTACACAGGTGCAAGAATTAGCGATGTTGGAACTTTTGCCTTACCTGACATTATAGAAAAAGGCTTTCCAACAGTTGATTTTCTATTTAGCAAAAAATTTGGAGATAAAAAAGATAGTCGCTGGGAACTCAAATTTTCTAGCGAAAATTTATTAAATCGTCAAGTGCGATTTAAGATCCTTGACCAACCTTTCCAAGTCTATCGTCGTGGTAGAACTTTTGGTTTAGGTGTTTCTTATACTTTTTTCTAA